From the genome of Bosea sp. Tri-49, one region includes:
- a CDS encoding winged helix-turn-helix transcriptional regulator has translation MRETGRSGCPINLTLEILGDRWSLIVLRDMMFGNRRHFRELLAKSDEGIASNILADRLKRLLENGLISRRDDASHKQKGIYSLTEMGISLVPVFAAMADWGRRFLPVTPEMSIRAEILAEGGPALWQKFMAELRFLHLDAPQPAQSVLDELTEAYRCAVERKRAAESEPEAV, from the coding sequence ATGCGAGAGACCGGCCGCTCGGGCTGCCCGATCAATCTGACATTGGAAATCCTCGGGGATCGCTGGAGCCTGATCGTCCTGCGCGACATGATGTTCGGCAATCGCCGGCATTTCCGCGAACTGCTGGCAAAATCGGACGAAGGCATCGCCTCGAACATCCTCGCCGACCGGCTGAAGCGGCTGCTCGAAAACGGCCTGATCTCACGCCGCGACGACGCCTCCCATAAGCAGAAGGGCATCTACAGCCTGACCGAGATGGGGATCTCGCTGGTGCCGGTCTTCGCAGCCATGGCCGACTGGGGCCGGCGCTTCCTGCCCGTGACGCCCGAGATGTCGATCCGCGCCGAGATCCTGGCCGAGGGCGGTCCGGCGCTCTGGCAGAAGTTCATGGCGGAGCTGCGCTTCCTCCATCTCGATGCGCCGCAACCGGCCCAATCCGTGCTCGACGAGCTGACCGAGGCTTATCGCTGCGCGGTGGAGCGCAAGCGTGCGGCCGAAAGCGAGCCGGAAGCGGTGTGA
- a CDS encoding dihydrofolate reductase family protein encodes MAKVIAWNLVTLDGYFEGTEKWDLSFHNEAWGEELDALSKEFGQRAQCLVFGRVTHDGMKAHWTTAKDSEVTRYMNALPKLVASRSVTSSDWNNTRVTADIVGEIAKLRAAPGKDVLVFGSAELIDTLLAAKQIDELMLAVVPVRLGAGTPFFKAGGERQKLDLLENRPLKNGTVILRYAPEH; translated from the coding sequence ATGGCCAAGGTGATCGCCTGGAACCTCGTGACACTGGACGGATATTTCGAAGGGACGGAGAAGTGGGATCTCTCGTTTCACAACGAAGCCTGGGGCGAAGAACTCGACGCGCTCAGCAAGGAGTTCGGCCAGCGTGCCCAATGTCTCGTCTTCGGCCGTGTCACTCATGACGGCATGAAGGCACACTGGACCACCGCCAAGGACAGTGAGGTCACGCGCTACATGAACGCGCTGCCCAAGCTGGTCGCCTCGCGCAGCGTTACGAGCTCGGACTGGAACAATACGCGGGTGACCGCCGATATCGTTGGCGAAATTGCCAAGCTGCGGGCTGCTCCGGGCAAGGACGTCCTGGTCTTCGGCAGCGCCGAGCTGATCGATACGCTGTTGGCGGCGAAGCAGATCGACGAGTTGATGCTGGCGGTGGTGCCGGTGCGGCTCGGCGCGGGCACGCCGTTCTTCAAGGCCGGTGGCGAGCGCCAGAAGCTCGATCTGCTGGAGAACCGGCCGCTCAAGAACGGTACGGTGATCCTGCGTTACGCGCCGGAACACTGA
- a CDS encoding DMT family transporter translates to MPDRPATPALAMFLALLLGATCIGFSGIFVRFADVGPAAAGFWRMAFALPVLAAWMALEDRGGNADRVRSGAMLPIALAGLAFGVDVVLYNASIGFTSIANASLLGNLSPVGVILGGWLLFREKPTRRILGALLLAVSGAGLLVLPKLSGSVVTPLSGTGLFGDGLAIGAAFSYAAYILAVRRARNRAAAGRISLISSAICAVFCLVAALGLGETILPQTLTGWLAVAALGLVSHAMGQGLITLALGHYGANAASLVMVWPALVSVLAAWAIFAEQPSPAQAFGGVAILAAVLMVRKG, encoded by the coding sequence GTGCCAGATCGTCCCGCCACGCCGGCGCTCGCCATGTTCCTGGCGCTGCTGCTCGGCGCAACCTGCATCGGCTTCTCCGGCATCTTCGTGCGCTTCGCCGATGTCGGCCCGGCCGCGGCCGGCTTCTGGCGCATGGCCTTCGCACTGCCGGTCCTCGCCGCCTGGATGGCGCTGGAGGATCGCGGCGGCAACGCGGATCGCGTCAGGTCCGGCGCCATGTTGCCGATCGCGCTTGCCGGCCTCGCCTTCGGCGTCGATGTCGTTCTCTACAATGCCTCGATCGGCTTCACCTCGATCGCCAATGCCTCGCTGCTCGGCAATCTCTCGCCGGTCGGCGTCATTCTCGGCGGCTGGCTGCTGTTCCGCGAGAAGCCGACGCGGCGCATCCTCGGCGCCCTGCTTCTCGCCGTCAGCGGCGCAGGCCTGCTGGTGCTGCCGAAATTGTCGGGAAGCGTAGTGACGCCGCTCTCAGGCACCGGCCTGTTCGGTGACGGCCTCGCCATCGGCGCCGCCTTCTCCTACGCGGCCTATATCCTCGCCGTGCGCCGCGCCCGCAACCGCGCCGCCGCCGGCCGTATCAGCCTGATCTCCAGCGCCATCTGCGCCGTGTTCTGCCTCGTCGCAGCGCTCGGCCTCGGCGAGACCATCCTGCCTCAGACGCTGACCGGCTGGCTCGCCGTCGCCGCGCTCGGCCTGGTCTCGCATGCCATGGGCCAGGGCCTGATCACGCTGGCGCTCGGCCATTACGGCGCCAATGCCGCCTCGCTGGTCATGGTCTGGCCGGCGCTGGTCTCGGTGCTGGCGGCCTGGGCGATCTTCGCCGAGCAACCCTCGCCCGCCCAGGCCTTCGGCGGCGTCGCGATCCTGGCTGCGGTGCTGATGGTGCGGAAGGGATAA
- a CDS encoding LysR family transcriptional regulator → MSTHLDLDALAMLVAVAETGGFTAAGQKLGRTQSAVSGRIQDLEATLGKQLLERSRRGVTPTEAGERLLAQARRLLAIEREARAELEGDKAVGRLRIGLPDDYVDAYLRPLIVRFAEEHPRVEIEVHCELSKRIEPAVAAGELDLAVITQDPGRPKGERLRREPLIWVAARGHRPELSEVLPLGLFNEGCRARPRILNALQAAERSHRLVFSSSHMAGLLSAVEAGLCVTAITESAAPASLRRLEPSENLPSLFELSVALVIAPQASIAARHFAQALREAMASPRLVA, encoded by the coding sequence ATGTCGACCCATCTCGATCTCGATGCGCTCGCCATGCTCGTTGCCGTCGCCGAGACCGGCGGCTTTACTGCGGCGGGCCAAAAGCTCGGACGCACGCAATCTGCCGTCTCAGGCCGCATCCAGGATCTGGAGGCAACGCTCGGCAAGCAACTGCTGGAGCGCTCGCGTCGCGGCGTCACGCCGACCGAGGCCGGCGAGCGATTGCTCGCCCAGGCCCGCCGTCTGCTTGCGATCGAGCGCGAGGCGCGGGCCGAGCTCGAGGGCGACAAGGCCGTGGGTCGCCTGCGCATCGGCCTGCCCGACGACTATGTCGACGCATATCTCAGGCCGCTGATCGTCCGCTTCGCCGAGGAGCATCCACGCGTCGAGATCGAGGTGCATTGCGAGCTCTCGAAGCGGATCGAGCCGGCGGTGGCGGCGGGTGAGCTCGACCTTGCGGTGATCACCCAGGATCCCGGCCGGCCCAAGGGCGAGCGCCTGCGGCGCGAGCCGCTGATCTGGGTCGCGGCGCGCGGCCACCGGCCGGAGCTCAGCGAGGTCTTGCCGCTCGGCCTGTTCAACGAGGGCTGCCGGGCCCGTCCGCGCATCCTGAATGCGTTGCAGGCAGCGGAGCGGTCGCACCGGCTGGTGTTCTCATCGTCGCATATGGCCGGCCTGCTCTCGGCGGTGGAGGCTGGCCTGTGTGTCACCGCGATCACCGAGAGTGCTGCGCCGGCTTCCCTGCGCCGGCTCGAGCCGTCCGAGAACCTGCCGTCGCTGTTCGAGCTCTCGGTCGCGCTGGTGATCGCACCGCAGGCGAGCATCGCGGCGCGCCACTTCGCGCAGGCGCTGCGCGAGGCGATGGCGTCGCCGCGCCTGGTAGCCTGA
- a CDS encoding dicarboxylate/amino acid:cation symporter — protein MATTSAEVLRGHQGPWWTHLYVQVLTAIAIGVLLGHFYPQTGEAMKPLGDAFIKAIKMIIAPIIFLTVVHGVASMDDMKKVGRVGLKALIYFEVVTTLALIVGLVVVNLWKPGAGMNVDPSTINTSGIAAFTAKAHDQSTLAFLMNIIPDTVVGAFANGEILQVLFFALLFAFGLQMLGERGKPVLHFIDDIAQIFFKIVGIIMKAAPIGAFGAMAFTIGKFGVGTLVSLGSFMAAFYATCLIFIFLVLGTIARLTGFSILKFIAFIKEELLIVLGTSSSESVLPRMIAKMTHLGCKESVVGLVIPTGYSFNLDGTCIYLTMAAVFLAQATNTDLSLAQEIGIIAVLLLTSKGAAGVTGSGFIVLAATLATVGHIPVASIALILGIDRFMSEARALTNLIGNGVATIVVSKWENSLDEARMQRILAKETGYDADEPERIAV, from the coding sequence ATGGCGACGACGTCGGCGGAGGTCCTGCGGGGCCATCAGGGCCCTTGGTGGACCCATCTTTATGTCCAGGTATTAACCGCGATCGCCATCGGCGTGCTGCTCGGCCATTTCTACCCCCAGACCGGCGAGGCGATGAAGCCGCTGGGCGACGCCTTCATCAAGGCGATCAAGATGATCATCGCGCCGATCATCTTCCTCACCGTCGTCCACGGCGTCGCCTCGATGGACGACATGAAGAAGGTCGGCCGGGTCGGCCTCAAGGCGCTGATCTATTTCGAGGTCGTCACCACGCTGGCGCTGATCGTCGGCCTCGTCGTGGTCAATCTCTGGAAGCCGGGCGCCGGCATGAATGTCGATCCCTCGACGATCAACACCTCCGGGATCGCCGCCTTCACCGCCAAGGCGCATGATCAGAGCACCCTGGCCTTCCTCATGAACATCATCCCGGACACGGTGGTCGGCGCTTTCGCCAACGGCGAGATTCTGCAGGTGCTGTTCTTCGCGCTGCTCTTCGCCTTCGGCCTGCAGATGCTCGGCGAGCGCGGCAAGCCCGTGCTGCACTTCATCGACGACATCGCCCAGATCTTCTTCAAGATCGTCGGCATCATCATGAAGGCCGCCCCGATCGGCGCCTTCGGCGCCATGGCCTTCACCATCGGCAAGTTCGGCGTCGGGACGCTGGTCTCGCTCGGCTCCTTCATGGCCGCGTTCTATGCGACCTGCCTGATCTTCATCTTCCTGGTGCTCGGCACGATCGCGCGGCTGACCGGCTTCTCGATCCTCAAGTTCATCGCCTTCATCAAGGAAGAACTGCTGATCGTGCTCGGCACCTCCTCCTCCGAGAGCGTGCTGCCGCGCATGATCGCCAAGATGACCCATCTCGGCTGCAAAGAGAGCGTCGTCGGCCTGGTCATCCCGACCGGCTACTCGTTCAATCTCGACGGCACCTGCATCTACCTCACCATGGCCGCCGTCTTCCTGGCGCAGGCGACCAACACCGACCTCTCCCTCGCCCAGGAGATCGGCATCATCGCCGTGCTGCTGCTGACCTCGAAGGGCGCCGCCGGCGTCACCGGCTCGGGCTTCATCGTGCTGGCGGCGACGCTCGCCACGGTCGGCCATATCCCGGTCGCCTCGATCGCGCTGATCCTCGGCATCGACCGCTTCATGTCGGAAGCACGCGCCCTCACCAACCTGATCGGCAACGGCGTCGCCACCATCGTCGTCTCGAAATGGGAGAACTCGCTCGACGAGGCCAGGATGCAGCGCATCCTCGCCAAGGAGACCGGCTACGACGCCGACGAGCCGGAGCGGATCGCGGTCTGA
- the hppD gene encoding 4-hydroxyphenylpyruvate dioxygenase, producing MGPFPHDSAPPAISDANPMGTDGFEFVEYAHPEPEKLGELFETMGFTKVARHRSKKVTLYRQGDVNFIVNAEPDSFAQGFAAEHGPCACAMAFRVVDAKHAFERAVSLGAEPYESKVGPGELQIPAVKGIGGSLLYFVDRYGAKGSIYDVDFEWLADKAPHPEQAGMYYLDHLTHNVMRGRMDHWADWYGELFNFREIRFFNIEGKLTGLISRALTSPCGKIRIPINESLDDKSQIEEYLRQYKGEGIQHVALGARDIYTSVEQLRQNGLPFMPSPPETYYEKVDGRVPNHGEPVPRLKQNGILIDGEGAVALGEKAGRMSKVLLQIFSATVVGPIFFEFIQRKGDDGFGEGNFRALFESIEEDQIRRGVLKPQAAE from the coding sequence ATGGGACCGTTCCCGCACGATTCAGCCCCGCCGGCCATTTCCGACGCCAATCCGATGGGCACCGACGGCTTCGAGTTCGTCGAATACGCCCATCCCGAGCCGGAGAAGCTCGGCGAGCTCTTCGAGACCATGGGCTTCACCAAGGTCGCCAGGCACCGCTCCAAGAAGGTGACGCTCTACCGCCAGGGCGACGTCAATTTTATTGTCAACGCTGAGCCCGATTCCTTTGCGCAGGGCTTCGCCGCCGAGCACGGCCCTTGCGCCTGCGCCATGGCGTTCCGTGTCGTCGATGCCAAGCATGCCTTCGAGCGAGCGGTGTCGCTCGGCGCCGAGCCCTATGAGAGCAAGGTCGGCCCCGGCGAACTGCAGATCCCGGCCGTGAAAGGCATCGGCGGCTCGCTGCTCTATTTCGTCGACCGCTATGGCGCGAAGGGCTCGATCTACGATGTCGACTTCGAATGGCTCGCCGACAAGGCCCCCCACCCCGAGCAGGCCGGGATGTATTATCTCGACCATCTCACTCACAACGTCATGCGTGGCCGCATGGACCATTGGGCCGACTGGTATGGCGAGCTCTTCAATTTCCGCGAGATCCGCTTCTTCAACATCGAGGGCAAGCTCACCGGCCTGATCTCGCGGGCGCTGACCTCGCCCTGCGGCAAGATCCGCATCCCGATCAATGAATCTCTCGACGACAAGAGCCAGATCGAGGAGTACCTGCGCCAGTACAAGGGCGAGGGCATCCAGCATGTCGCACTCGGCGCGCGCGATATCTACACCAGCGTCGAGCAGCTCCGGCAGAACGGCTTGCCCTTCATGCCCTCGCCGCCCGAGACCTATTACGAGAAGGTCGACGGTCGCGTGCCGAACCATGGCGAGCCGGTGCCGCGGCTCAAGCAGAACGGCATCCTGATCGACGGCGAGGGCGCGGTCGCGCTCGGTGAGAAGGCTGGCCGGATGAGCAAGGTGCTCCTGCAGATATTCTCGGCCACCGTGGTCGGGCCGATCTTCTTCGAGTTCATCCAGCGCAAGGGCGATGACGGCTTCGGCGAGGGCAATTTCCGCGCCCTGTTCGAGTCGATCGAGGAAGACCAGATCCGCCGTGGCGTGCTGAAGCCGCAAGCGGCAGAGTAG
- a CDS encoding Lrp/AsnC family transcriptional regulator, giving the protein MPQLDAFDWRLLEALQQDASLTNGALAERVGLSASQVSRRRQALENSGAIRGYRALIDPEAIGLSVTVFIHVALNTHSRDNARRFRDLVKLTPSVLEAHALTGEADYMLKVAVGDLKELARLVNEVLLPHESVARVRSEIALETLKEPGLLPLAMV; this is encoded by the coding sequence ATGCCGCAGCTCGATGCTTTCGACTGGCGCCTGCTCGAAGCCCTGCAGCAGGATGCCTCGCTGACCAATGGCGCCCTCGCCGAGCGCGTCGGCCTCTCTGCCAGCCAGGTCTCGCGGCGGCGGCAGGCGCTGGAAAACTCAGGCGCCATCCGTGGTTATCGCGCCTTGATCGATCCGGAGGCGATCGGCCTCTCCGTCACCGTCTTCATCCATGTCGCGCTCAACACCCATTCGCGCGACAATGCCCGGCGTTTCCGAGACCTGGTGAAGTTGACGCCCTCGGTGCTGGAGGCGCATGCGCTGACTGGCGAGGCCGACTACATGCTGAAAGTCGCGGTCGGCGACCTCAAGGAGCTGGCGCGCCTCGTTAACGAGGTGCTGCTGCCGCATGAAAGCGTCGCGCGGGTGCGCTCGGAGATCGCGCTGGAGACGCTGAAGGAGCCGGGACTTCTGCCGCTGGCGATGGTGTGA
- a CDS encoding cob(I)yrinic acid a,c-diamide adenosyltransferase produces the protein MVVLNRIYTRTGDDGTTALATGARRAKFDLRVSAYGTVDETNACIGMARLHCAGEDSELDAMLGRIQNDLFDLGAELASPDTGEKPAFEPLRIVQAQVDRLEAEIDQLNRPLGTLRSFVLPGGTPGAAHLHLARTVSRRAERLMVELSQGEAVAQPALKFINRLSDFLFVASRHLNARAGGDVLWTPGQNR, from the coding sequence ATGGTCGTTCTCAATCGCATCTACACCCGCACCGGCGACGACGGCACCACGGCGCTCGCCACAGGCGCGCGCCGGGCCAAGTTCGACCTGCGTGTCTCCGCCTATGGCACTGTCGATGAGACCAATGCCTGCATCGGCATGGCACGGCTGCATTGCGCCGGCGAGGATTCCGAGCTCGACGCGATGCTCGGCCGCATCCAGAACGATCTCTTCGACCTTGGCGCCGAACTCGCCTCGCCCGACACCGGCGAGAAGCCGGCCTTCGAGCCGTTGCGGATCGTGCAGGCGCAGGTCGACCGTCTCGAGGCCGAGATCGACCAGCTCAACCGGCCGCTCGGGACGCTGCGCTCCTTCGTCCTGCCGGGCGGCACGCCCGGTGCGGCGCATCTGCATCTCGCCCGCACGGTCAGCCGGCGGGCCGAACGGCTGATGGTCGAATTGTCGCAGGGCGAGGCTGTCGCCCAGCCGGCGCTGAAGTTCATCAACCGGCTCTCGGATTTCCTGTTCGTCGCCTCCCGACACCTCAATGCCAGGGCAGGGGGCGACGTGCTCTGGACGCCCGGCCAGAACCGCTAG
- a CDS encoding rhomboid family intramembrane serine protease, giving the protein MFVPLHDGVPMRFIRVAYVTYSLIAICIVLRLMLMHWTSEASEIAVMAGFGTIPAVLFGEAQLPPELLRAPAWLTLMTGIMLHASFAHLIGNMLFLWVFGDNVEDAMGHLRFLIFFLLCGMAGALLHALMNPESEQPLIGASGAISGVIASYLMLYPRVRIWGLAFKWIPLHIPAMYALGAWILFQLLSALFDQQGAVGWWAHLGGLGAGAALTPLLIRRELRLFGRLVRGKP; this is encoded by the coding sequence ATGTTCGTGCCACTGCATGACGGCGTGCCGATGCGCTTCATCCGCGTCGCCTATGTCACCTATTCGCTAATCGCGATCTGCATCGTGCTGCGGCTCATGCTGATGCACTGGACCAGCGAGGCGAGCGAGATTGCGGTCATGGCCGGCTTCGGCACGATTCCCGCGGTGCTGTTCGGCGAGGCGCAATTGCCGCCGGAGCTGCTCAGGGCGCCGGCCTGGCTGACGCTCATGACCGGCATCATGCTGCACGCCAGCTTCGCCCATCTGATCGGCAACATGCTGTTTCTCTGGGTCTTCGGCGACAATGTCGAGGATGCGATGGGGCATCTGCGCTTCCTCATCTTCTTCCTGCTCTGCGGCATGGCCGGGGCGCTGCTGCACGCGCTGATGAACCCCGAATCGGAGCAGCCGCTGATCGGCGCCTCGGGCGCCATCTCCGGCGTGATCGCCTCCTATCTCATGCTCTACCCGCGCGTGCGGATCTGGGGGCTCGCCTTCAAATGGATCCCGCTGCACATCCCGGCGATGTACGCGCTCGGTGCCTGGATCCTGTTCCAGCTGCTCTCGGCGCTGTTCGATCAGCAGGGCGCGGTCGGCTGGTGGGCGCATCTCGGCGGGCTTGGTGCCGGAGCGGCGCTGACGCCGCTGCTGATCCGGCGCGAGCTGCGCCTGTTTGGCCGCCTCGTGCGGGGCAAGCCGTGA
- a CDS encoding electron transfer flavoprotein subunit beta/FixA family protein, which yields MKILVPVKRVVDFNVKIRVKGDGSGVELANVKMSMNPFDEIAVEEALRLKEAGKATEVIVVSVGPAQAAETIRTGLAMGADRGILVKTDAPVEPLAVAKLLKKIVEQETPELVILGKQAIDDDSNQTGQMLAALLGWPQGTFASKVVIGDGSAEVTREVDGGLQTVSLKLPAIVTTDLRLNEPRYASLPNIMKAKKKPLDETTPETLGVDIAPRLKVIKTSEPAGRSAGIKVANAAELVSKLKTAGVI from the coding sequence ATGAAGATTCTTGTCCCCGTCAAGCGGGTAGTCGATTTCAATGTGAAGATCCGCGTGAAGGGTGACGGCTCGGGCGTCGAGCTGGCCAATGTGAAGATGTCGATGAACCCGTTCGACGAGATCGCGGTCGAAGAGGCGCTGCGGCTCAAGGAAGCGGGCAAGGCGACCGAAGTGATCGTCGTGTCGGTCGGCCCCGCGCAGGCGGCCGAGACGATCCGCACTGGCCTCGCCATGGGCGCCGATCGCGGCATCCTGGTGAAGACCGACGCTCCCGTCGAGCCGCTGGCGGTGGCCAAGCTCCTGAAGAAGATCGTCGAGCAGGAAACGCCGGAGCTCGTCATTTTGGGCAAGCAAGCGATCGACGACGACAGCAACCAGACCGGCCAGATGTTGGCCGCGCTGCTCGGCTGGCCGCAAGGCACCTTCGCCTCGAAGGTCGTGATCGGCGACGGTTCGGCTGAAGTCACCCGCGAGGTCGATGGCGGCCTGCAGACGGTGTCGCTGAAGCTGCCGGCGATCGTGACCACGGACCTTCGCCTGAACGAGCCGCGCTATGCCTCGCTGCCCAACATCATGAAGGCGAAGAAGAAGCCGCTCGACGAGACCACGCCAGAGACGCTCGGCGTCGATATCGCGCCGCGTCTCAAGGTGATCAAGACCAGCGAGCCCGCCGGGCGCTCGGCCGGCATCAAGGTGGCCAACGCTGCCGAACTCGTCTCCAAGCTCAAGACTGCCGGGGTGATCTGA
- a CDS encoding electron transfer flavoprotein subunit alpha/FixB family protein, protein MPTLLLAKHDNKSLNEATRKALTAAKQLGAPVHVLVAGHGAKAVAEAAAKLDGVEKVLLADDASYENRLAEPLAALIVSLAPGYDALVAPGTTTGKNVMPRVAALLDVMQVSEVTKIVSADTFERPIYAGNAIQMVQSGDAKKVITVRGASFQATGDGAAAAPIESVAAAANPGTSSFKGEEVAKSDRPELASAKIIVSGGRALASSENFAKVIEPVADRLGAAMGASRAAVDAGYAPNDWQVGQTGKVVAPDLYVAVGISGAIQHLAGMKDSKVIVAINKDEEAPIFQIADYGLVGDLFTIMPELEKELEKAGK, encoded by the coding sequence ATGCCGACCCTTCTGCTCGCCAAGCACGACAACAAGAGCCTGAACGAAGCCACCCGCAAGGCGCTGACTGCGGCCAAGCAGCTCGGCGCGCCCGTGCATGTGCTGGTCGCCGGCCATGGCGCCAAAGCGGTCGCCGAGGCGGCGGCCAAGCTCGATGGCGTCGAGAAGGTGCTGCTCGCCGACGACGCATCTTACGAGAATCGCCTCGCCGAGCCGCTGGCGGCGCTGATCGTCTCGCTCGCGCCCGGCTATGACGCGCTTGTCGCGCCCGGCACCACCACCGGCAAGAACGTGATGCCGCGCGTCGCCGCGCTGCTCGATGTGATGCAGGTCTCCGAGGTCACCAAGATCGTCTCGGCCGACACCTTCGAGCGGCCGATCTATGCCGGCAACGCCATCCAGATGGTGCAGTCCGGCGACGCCAAGAAGGTGATCACCGTGCGTGGTGCCTCCTTCCAGGCGACCGGTGACGGTGCTGCCGCCGCTCCGATCGAGAGCGTTGCCGCCGCTGCGAACCCTGGCACCTCGTCCTTCAAGGGCGAGGAGGTCGCCAAGTCCGACCGGCCGGAGCTGGCCTCGGCCAAGATCATCGTCTCGGGCGGGCGCGCGCTCGCTTCGTCCGAGAACTTTGCCAAGGTCATCGAGCCGGTGGCGGATCGGCTCGGTGCCGCGATGGGCGCCTCGCGTGCCGCGGTCGACGCTGGCTACGCCCCGAACGACTGGCAGGTCGGCCAGACCGGCAAGGTGGTGGCGCCGGACCTTTATGTCGCGGTCGGCATTTCCGGCGCGATCCAGCATCTCGCCGGCATGAAGGACTCCAAGGTCATCGTCGCGATCAACAAGGACGAGGAGGCGCCGATCTTCCAGATCGCTGATTACGGCCTCGTCGGCGATCTCTTCACCATCATGCCCGAGCTCGAGAAAGAGCTCGAAAAGGCCGGCAAGTAA
- a CDS encoding 3-hydroxybutyryl-CoA dehydrogenase, whose translation MDHQIKTVGIIGAGQMGNGIAHVASVAGFDIRLHDIAEDRINAALATIDGNMARQVSKGAIADADRRTAMSRIVSAPKLEDLGSCDLVIEAATESEEVKRKIFTSVCPHLRPDAILASNTSSISITRLAAATDRPEHFIGIHFMNPVPLMQLVELIRGIATDDGTFERAKDFVAKLHKTASVSEDFPAFIVNRILLPMINEAVYTLYEGVGSVEAIDTAMKLGANHPMGPLQLADFIGLDTCLSVMQVLHDGLADSKYRPCPLLVKYVEAGWLGRKAGRGFYDYRGEKPVPTR comes from the coding sequence ATGGACCACCAGATCAAGACCGTCGGCATCATCGGGGCCGGGCAGATGGGCAACGGCATCGCCCATGTCGCTTCGGTCGCGGGTTTCGACATCAGGTTGCACGACATCGCCGAGGACCGGATCAACGCGGCGCTGGCGACGATCGATGGCAACATGGCCCGGCAAGTGTCGAAGGGCGCTATCGCCGATGCGGATCGCCGCACGGCGATGAGCCGGATCGTCTCGGCGCCGAAGCTGGAGGATCTGGGTTCCTGCGACCTCGTGATCGAGGCCGCGACCGAGAGCGAGGAGGTGAAGCGCAAGATCTTCACCTCCGTCTGTCCCCATCTGCGGCCCGACGCGATCCTGGCCTCGAATACCTCGTCGATCTCGATCACGCGGCTCGCCGCGGCGACCGATCGCCCCGAGCACTTCATCGGCATTCATTTCATGAACCCGGTGCCGCTGATGCAGCTCGTCGAGCTGATCCGTGGCATCGCCACGGACGATGGCACATTCGAGCGTGCCAAGGATTTCGTCGCCAAGCTGCACAAGACGGCGTCGGTTTCCGAGGATTTCCCGGCCTTCATCGTCAACCGCATCCTGCTGCCGATGATCAACGAGGCCGTCTACACGCTCTATGAGGGCGTCGGCTCGGTCGAGGCGATCGACACGGCGATGAAGCTCGGCGCGAATCACCCGATGGGTCCGCTCCAGCTCGCCGATTTCATCGGTCTCGATACCTGCCTGTCGGTGATGCAGGTGCTGCATGACGGTCTGGCCGATTCGAAATACCGGCCCTGCCCGCTGCTGGTGAAATATGTCGAGGCCGGCTGGCTCGGCCGCAAGGCCGGGCGCGGCTTCTATGATTATCGCGGCGAGAAGCCCGTTCCGACACGTTGA
- a CDS encoding HNH endonuclease produces the protein MHPMASPDGCPALVLNADFRPLSYYPLSLWSWQDAIKAVFMDRVNIVSEYDTVVHSPSFNMKLPSVVSLKTYIKPSRTPAFTRFNVFLRDRFACQYCGTREELTFDHVVPRSKGGLTTWENVVAACSPCNLMKGDKMPAAVGMIPTQKPFAPSINDLHRNGKLFPPNYLHESWLDYLYWDSELEP, from the coding sequence ATGCATCCGATGGCCTCGCCGGACGGTTGTCCGGCGCTGGTGCTCAACGCCGATTTCAGGCCGCTGAGCTACTATCCGCTTTCGTTGTGGAGCTGGCAGGACGCGATCAAGGCGGTCTTCATGGACCGCGTCAACATTGTCTCCGAATACGACACCGTCGTGCACAGCCCGAGCTTCAACATGAAGCTGCCCTCGGTCGTCTCACTCAAGACCTACATCAAGCCGTCGCGCACCCCGGCCTTCACCCGCTTCAACGTCTTCTTGCGCGACCGATTCGCCTGCCAGTATTGCGGCACGCGCGAGGAACTGACCTTCGACCATGTCGTGCCGCGCTCCAAGGGCGGGCTCACCACTTGGGAGAACGTCGTCGCGGCCTGCTCGCCCTGCAATCTGATGAAGGGTGACAAGATGCCGGCTGCGGTCGGGATGATCCCGACGCAGAAGCCGTTCGCGCCGTCGATCAACGACCTGCACCGCAATGGCAAGCTGTTCCCGCCGAATTATCTGCACGAGAGCTGGCTCGATTATCTCTACTGGGATTCCGAACTGGAGCCGTAG